From Candidatus Palauibacter soopunensis, one genomic window encodes:
- a CDS encoding NAD(P)H-dependent oxidoreductase: protein MLAVAGSCRRRSFNRALLRAAIARAPDGVETRDFDPSRLPFYDGDVEAAGDPDVVAEFKAAVHAADLVLLVTPEYNGGLPAVLKNAVDWGSRPPRPQAWDGKPVAIMGATPGRLGTALAQRSLRESLAGLNAHVMPQPRVLLSGAGAVFDDDLELADETTGKHLDRFMSAAAEWARRFR from the coding sequence GTGCTCGCCGTTGCGGGCAGTTGCCGTCGACGGTCGTTCAACCGGGCGCTCCTGCGGGCCGCCATCGCGCGGGCGCCGGACGGTGTCGAGACGCGGGATTTCGATCCGTCCCGGCTGCCGTTCTATGACGGAGACGTGGAGGCCGCCGGCGATCCGGACGTGGTCGCGGAATTCAAGGCTGCGGTTCACGCCGCGGACCTCGTGCTGCTCGTGACGCCGGAGTACAACGGAGGTCTGCCGGCCGTGCTCAAGAACGCCGTGGACTGGGGGTCGAGACCGCCGCGTCCGCAGGCGTGGGACGGGAAGCCCGTCGCGATCATGGGGGCGACGCCCGGCCGCCTGGGGACGGCGCTGGCCCAGCGCTCCCTGCGCGAATCGCTCGCGGGGCTGAACGCTCACGTCATGCCGCAGCCGCGGGTGCTGCTCTCGGGGGCGGGCGCCGTCTTCGACGATGATCTCGAGTTGGCGGACGAAACGACGGGGAAGCATCTCGACAGATTCATGTCCGCCGCCGCAGAATGGGCACGTCGGTTCCGCTGA
- the dut gene encoding dUTP diphosphatase, translated as MSDADGARVIFEKLAEDVRVPTRATEQSAGYDIRAHLTCGPIRVHHGASRETASVTAISAADGTLSIVLEPGDRALVPTGFRARLPDGYEAQIRMRSSLAWKRGLTVPNAPGTVDADYPDEWFVLVLNSAPHPIRIEHGERIAQVVLHKYRVARWEEGPVAVSTDRAGGLGSTGKR; from the coding sequence TTGTCCGACGCTGATGGTGCGCGCGTCATCTTCGAGAAGCTGGCGGAAGATGTTCGTGTTCCGACGCGAGCTACGGAGCAGTCGGCCGGCTACGACATCCGGGCGCATCTCACGTGCGGGCCGATCCGGGTCCATCATGGTGCCAGCCGCGAAACCGCCTCGGTGACCGCGATCTCCGCCGCGGACGGTACGCTTTCGATCGTCCTCGAACCCGGCGACCGGGCGCTCGTGCCGACGGGCTTCCGCGCGCGCCTGCCCGACGGCTACGAAGCGCAGATTCGAATGCGGTCGTCGCTCGCCTGGAAGCGCGGGCTCACAGTGCCGAACGCGCCCGGTACCGTGGACGCAGACTATCCGGACGAGTGGTTCGTCCTCGTCCTCAACTCGGCGCCGCACCCCATTCGGATCGAACACGGTGAACGGATCGCCCAGGTCGTCCTCCACAAGTACCGGGTCGCGCGCTGGGAGGAGGGGCCGGTCGCGGTCTCGACGGATCGCGCGGGCGGGCTCGGCAGTACCGGCAAACGATAA
- a CDS encoding TonB-dependent receptor produces MTGFGVRFGRNAGRGTFLLAAVIAFGAFPGAAWAQGRIAGSVTDDDTGAPLAAVLVEVLDAQGAVAAQATTGPGGTYAIDGVSAGSYSVRFTAPGWVTVVMESQAVAAGQSTTVSTTMTQQSFELNPLTVTASRTHEKVLEAPAAVEVVSTRDLEERQVTSPIEHVEHQPGVDVARTGIRGRAAVLRGFNNIFSSRTLFMTDNRIARVPSLRVNIFYLNPASDLDMDHVETVLGPGSALYGPNAAGGVVHYLTKSPIHSPGASFSVGGGLRQQGDTPGVGSGPIQGEDAGLFQFDGRIAVAPSDKFGFKISGQYFDATEYVFNDLAEAQVQGAGQACIGAGFDPTSPACQPFTSGLDLTNPTDQGVLAQSARNAAMGRDDGHRNWAVDARMDFEPSPGTSLILAGGRNVAAQATELTGLGASNVTNWGVTYGQARLRHKDLFAQVFYNYNTNDETFLLRSGRPLFDNSSLMVGQVQHQSRIGSAHRLIYGVDYLGTNPDSRGTINGQFENDDETTEVGGYVQWEWALSPKVDLTGAFRYDYNSSLTDPVFSPRAALVYKPDAANSFRVTFNRAFSTPTSTNQFLDISGGTIPIPGLPFRYDLRATGSAGNGHMYMRDSNGIPMHMSPFNVLGGGSARQFLPSTTAQLWSTAINTLSAVAGADPQLAPLAALLPLIPVPSQDQVGILALLLDVEAAGGGAPPAGCVAPPFCQAVDLAALQDIEALGPTVSNTLEVGYKGLFGDRVSFGANAWFTRYDSYIAPLRLLSPNLFLNGAQLRPYLEGVFRQFVGVAFPNEAVALGTAQLVADLAAQVPLGAVTPTSAGGTTSAMVLGYQDAGGFDVMGGELGAGFLLSDRLEMATSLSFIDKNTFETAGELLSEVSLNAPTVRGTASLTYRNDDSGVNGGLRFRAQNGYPFNSGPWVGDVDAITTLDANFGFRVPGYEDLWFQVDVSNVFDKAYQSMLGAPAIGRVILARMRWDFSPF; encoded by the coding sequence ATGACGGGATTCGGAGTTCGTTTCGGTCGGAATGCTGGGCGGGGAACCTTTCTTCTGGCGGCGGTCATCGCGTTCGGGGCTTTCCCCGGCGCCGCGTGGGCGCAGGGTCGAATCGCAGGCTCGGTCACGGATGACGACACGGGCGCACCCCTGGCGGCCGTGCTGGTCGAGGTCCTGGACGCACAGGGCGCGGTGGCGGCGCAAGCCACCACGGGCCCAGGCGGCACCTATGCCATCGACGGTGTGTCCGCAGGCTCGTATTCGGTCCGGTTCACCGCACCGGGCTGGGTGACCGTCGTCATGGAATCGCAGGCCGTCGCCGCGGGCCAGTCGACGACCGTCTCGACGACCATGACGCAGCAGTCGTTCGAACTCAATCCGCTCACCGTCACCGCGTCCCGCACGCATGAGAAGGTGCTGGAGGCGCCGGCAGCGGTGGAGGTCGTCTCGACGCGCGATCTCGAGGAACGCCAGGTGACGTCTCCGATCGAGCATGTGGAACACCAGCCCGGCGTGGACGTCGCCCGCACGGGGATTCGCGGCCGCGCCGCGGTGTTGCGCGGCTTCAACAACATCTTCTCCAGCCGCACCCTGTTCATGACGGACAACCGGATCGCGCGCGTGCCGTCGCTCCGGGTGAACATCTTCTACCTGAACCCGGCCTCGGACCTCGACATGGACCACGTCGAGACCGTCCTGGGCCCGGGGTCGGCCCTCTACGGACCGAATGCGGCGGGCGGCGTTGTCCACTACCTCACGAAGTCCCCCATTCACTCGCCGGGCGCCAGCTTCTCGGTGGGCGGCGGCCTCCGGCAGCAGGGCGACACGCCGGGGGTCGGCAGCGGCCCGATCCAGGGCGAGGACGCCGGGCTGTTCCAGTTCGATGGGCGCATCGCCGTGGCCCCGAGCGACAAGTTCGGCTTCAAGATCTCGGGCCAGTACTTCGACGCGACCGAATACGTCTTCAACGATCTGGCCGAGGCGCAGGTGCAGGGCGCGGGGCAGGCCTGTATCGGAGCCGGGTTCGACCCCACATCGCCGGCCTGCCAGCCGTTCACTTCCGGACTCGACCTGACGAATCCGACGGATCAGGGCGTGCTGGCCCAGTCCGCCCGGAATGCGGCCATGGGGCGCGATGACGGACACCGGAACTGGGCCGTGGACGCGCGCATGGACTTCGAGCCGTCGCCGGGGACTTCGCTCATTCTGGCCGGGGGACGAAACGTTGCCGCCCAGGCAACGGAACTCACCGGATTGGGCGCGTCCAACGTCACCAACTGGGGCGTCACATACGGACAGGCCCGTCTCCGGCACAAGGATCTGTTCGCGCAGGTCTTCTACAACTACAACACGAACGACGAAACCTTCCTCCTCCGCTCGGGCCGGCCGCTCTTCGACAACTCTTCCCTGATGGTGGGACAGGTGCAGCACCAGTCGCGGATCGGCTCGGCGCACCGGCTCATCTACGGGGTCGACTACCTCGGGACGAACCCGGACAGCCGGGGCACGATCAACGGACAGTTCGAGAACGACGACGAGACGACGGAGGTCGGCGGCTACGTCCAGTGGGAGTGGGCGCTGAGCCCGAAGGTCGATCTCACGGGCGCGTTCCGGTACGACTACAACAGCAGCCTGACGGATCCGGTCTTCTCCCCGCGCGCGGCGCTCGTGTACAAGCCGGATGCGGCGAACTCGTTCCGGGTCACTTTCAACCGGGCGTTCTCTACGCCTACCTCCACGAACCAGTTCCTGGATATCTCCGGGGGGACGATCCCGATCCCCGGCCTGCCGTTCCGGTACGACCTCCGCGCGACCGGCTCCGCCGGCAACGGGCACATGTACATGCGGGATTCGAATGGGATCCCGATGCATATGTCGCCTTTCAACGTGCTGGGCGGGGGCAGTGCGCGGCAGTTCCTTCCGTCGACCACGGCCCAGCTTTGGAGCACGGCGATAAACACGCTCAGCGCTGTGGCCGGGGCCGATCCTCAGCTGGCACCGCTGGCGGCACTCCTGCCATTGATCCCCGTCCCCTCGCAGGACCAGGTGGGTATCCTGGCCCTGCTCCTCGACGTGGAGGCGGCGGGAGGCGGCGCACCGCCCGCAGGCTGCGTGGCTCCGCCGTTCTGTCAGGCGGTCGATCTCGCCGCTCTGCAGGACATCGAGGCGCTCGGTCCGACGGTCAGCAACACGCTCGAGGTGGGCTACAAGGGGCTGTTCGGAGACCGAGTGTCGTTCGGGGCCAACGCCTGGTTCACCCGCTACGACAGCTATATTGCCCCCCTGCGGCTGCTCTCGCCCAACCTCTTCCTGAACGGCGCGCAGTTGCGACCGTATCTGGAAGGCGTGTTCCGGCAGTTCGTCGGCGTGGCCTTCCCAAACGAGGCCGTCGCGCTCGGTACGGCCCAGCTGGTCGCGGATCTCGCCGCACAGGTTCCTCTGGGAGCTGTGACTCCCACCAGTGCCGGCGGCACGACGTCCGCCATGGTGCTCGGATACCAGGATGCCGGCGGGTTCGACGTCATGGGGGGCGAGCTGGGCGCCGGTTTCCTCCTCAGCGACCGGCTGGAGATGGCCACTTCGCTGTCGTTCATCGACAAGAACACCTTCGAGACGGCGGGCGAACTCCTGAGCGAGGTATCGCTGAATGCGCCGACGGTGCGCGGGACCGCGTCGCTCACGTACCGGAACGACGATTCAGGAGTCAACGGCGGCCTGCGCTTCCGGGCGCAGAACGGCTATCCGTTCAATTCGGGCCCCTGGGTGGGCGATGTCGACGCCATCACCACGCTGGACGCGAATTTCGGCTTCCGCGTCCCGGGGTACGAGGACCTCTGGTTCCAGGTCGACGTATCCAACGTCTTCGACAAGGCATACCAGAGCATGCTCGGGGCGCCGGCGATCGGGCGCGTGATACTCGCCCGCATGCGCTGGGACTTCAGCCCGTTCTAG